AGTCGACGACAAGAGTGAATCAGAAACCGCTACTGCGTGTCTCCCGCCACGACGCCTGCGTCATGCAGCGCGCCGACGGCGGACTCAGACAAGCCGAGCACACCGAGCAGGATCTCGTCCGTGTGCTGGCCAAGGCGGGGCGCGGGCCGAACCGGCACGCGATCACAGGCGCTAAACGCCAGCGGCGATCCGGGCGCGAGGTAGCGTCCGACACCGGGTTGGTCGATGTCGCTGAACATCGGATTGGCCACCGAGAGATCGCGATCGAGCGTCATCGCTTCGCGAACGGTGCGATACGGCCCCCACGTGACACGCTTCGCATCGAGCGCGACGGCGACATCGGCGTACGACCGCGCCGCGAACCACGGCGACAGGAGATCGGCGATCGCATCGCGCGCCGCGAAGCGATTCCCTTCGAGTGCGAGGTCCAGCCCCGTCGTCTGCTCGAGCGCCGCCACATCCGCGTCGATCTCCGTGGCGGCGCAGAGCGTGCGCCACTGCATATCCGTGAGACCGACCACCATCACCCGCTTGCCATCACGGGTGGCAAAGTCACGCCCGAACGCGCCGTACAGATCATTCCCATAGCGCGCGCGGTCGACGTCGTTGATCGCCACCTCGGCCAACATGCCGAGATGCCCCAGCATGGCAAGCCCCACATCTTTCAGCGCGAGCGTTACCAACTGACCCGGGCCACCGCGTGCGCGATGGCGTTCGGCCGCCAACAGCGCCACCGCCAGCAGGTGACCGGTAATCGC
This region of Gemmatimonas groenlandica genomic DNA includes:
- a CDS encoding CoA transferase codes for the protein MTGILAGLRVIEGSAFVAAPLGGMTLAQLGADVIRFDPIGGGLDYRRWPVTRDGTSLFWAGLNKGKRSIAVDIKSPRGQELLTQLIALPGPDAGMFSTNFPARGWLAYDALRAHRPDLIMANVVGRRDGGSEVDYTVNPALGFPAITGAATDSAVGDPPVNHVLPAWDAITGHLLAVALLAAERHRARGGPGQLVTLALKDVGLAMLGHLGMLAEVAINDVDRARYGNDLYGAFGRDFATRDGKRVMVVGLTDMQWRTLCAATEIDADVAALEQTTGLDLALEGNRFAARDAIADLLSPWFAARSYADVAVALDAKRVTWGPYRTVREAMTLDRDLSVANPMFSDIDQPGVGRYLAPGSPLAFSACDRVPVRPAPRLGQHTDEILLGVLGLSESAVGALHDAGVVAGDTQ